The Pseudomonas sp. FP198 genomic interval GCCTGGCTGGTGGCCAAGATCGAACGCGCCGAAGCCGTGGCCGACGATGAAACCCTCGATGGCCTGATCAAGGCGTCCGACGCCGTGATGGTGGCTCGTGGCGACCTCGGCGTGGAAATCGGCGATGCCGAACTGGTGGGCATCCAGAAGAAGATCATCCTGCACGCACGCCGCCACAACAAAGCGGTGATCGTTGCGACCCAGATGATGGAGTCGATGATCCAGAACCCGATGCCGACCCGCGCCGAAGTGTCCGACGTAGCCAACGCCGTGCTCGACTACACCGACGCCGTGATGCTCTCGGCCGAAAGCGCCGCCGGCCTCTACCCGCTCGAAGCGGTGCAGGCCATGGCACGTATCTGCATCGGTGCTGAAAAGCACCCGACCGGCAAGACCTCCAGCCACCGCATCGGCAAGACCTTCGAGCGCTGCGACGAGAGCATTGCCTTGGCGACCATGTACACCGCCAACCACTTCCCGGGCGTAAAGGCGATCATCGCCCTGACCGAAAGTGGCTACACGCCGTTGATCATGTCGCGCATCCGCTCCTCCGTGCCGATCTATGCGTTCTCCCCGCACCGCGAAACCCAGGCCCGTGCCGCCATGTTCCGTGGCGTCTACACCGTGCCGTTCGACCCGGCCGCCCTGCAACCGGGCGAAGTCAGCCAGGCGGCGGTGGATGAATTGGTCAAGCGTGGCGTGGTGCAGACCGGCGACTGGGTCATCCTGACCAAGGGCGACAGCTACCACACCATCGGCGGCACCAACGGGATGAAGATCCTGCACGTCGGCGACCCGATGGTTTGATCACCGGTTGCTGAAAACCAAAGCCCCGCCATGTGAATGGCGGGGCTTTTTGGTTTCTGGCTTTGGGATATGGTGCCTGGGCTGACGCCTTCGCGAGCAGGCTCGCTCCCACAGAGGGCTTGTGCACGCCGCAAATCCACTGTGGGAGCGAGCCTGCTCGCGAAGGCGGTCTGTCAGCCGCTACTGTCCTCGCGGGTCAAAAAGACATCCGCCAGCAACTGATTACGCGGCAACCCCGCCAGGTACAAACGCTTGGCAAACGCCTCGACCCGGTCCGGATGACCGCAGACCAGGGCCTGGGTCTGGCGCGAAGCCAGGCGCAGTTGCGCGAGCGCCGCTGGCGCCTCGGCTGCGGTCAACAGCTCGACGTTCAGGTTGGGGTGTTTGGCCGCCAGTGCCTTCAGAGGTTTATCCAGGTAATGCCCGGCCTCATCACGGGCCACGTGAACCAGCCGAATCGTGCCTTGGTGCTGCTGGCGCAGGGCTTCACGGAGGATGCCGAACAGCGGTGCCAGGCCGGTCCCAGCGGCCAGCAGCCAGAGCGGCCGATCGTGCCAGTCGGCGTCGTAATACAGCGCGCCGCCGCGCAGTTCGCCGAGGCGGATCGGGTCGCCGATGTTCAGTTGTCGCGCCGCATCGACGAACTGGCCGGGCTCGCGACAATCGAGGTGAAACTCCAGGAAACGATCTTCTTCGGGCAGGCTCGCCAGGGAGTACGGCCGGGCCACGTCACCGGCCCACAACACCAGATGTTGCCCGGCCCGATAACGCAGTGGTCTTTGCGGGCTGACGCGCAGGCGCAGCACGTCAGCCCCCAGCCAATCCACCGCGTCCACGGCGGCGGCCTGGCCGTCGCGCTGCGGATCAAAGGTGTGGATTTGCACGTCTTCGATTACCTGGCACTGGCATGCCAGGCGCCAGCCGTTATCTCGCTGCGCCGGGCTCAGGGCGTCGGGACGGCTGTCACGCACATCCCCCTTCACACATTGCACCAGGCAGGCATGGCAACTGCCGGCACGGCAGCTATAGGGCACCGGCACGCCGCCGTGGTTAAGCGCGTCCAGCAGATTGCTGCCCGCCGCCACCGTCCATTGCCGGTCGGCGACTTTCAGTTCAGGCATCGACGTTCTCCCAGGCGGCGGCGCAACGGTTGCGGCCGTCCCGCTTGGCACGGTACAAGGCCTGGTCGGCGCGCTGCAAGGCGCTGTCCAGGTCATCGCCGATTTCCAGCAGGGTCATCCCCACCGACAAACTGAGGTTGCCCACCGGCAGATCGACCAATCGAACCTCGGTGAACGCCAGCCGCAATCGCTCGCAACAAGCCGTCAGGCGCGCGGGATCGCATGCGGGGAGCAGCATGACAAACTCCTCGCCACCGTAACGGGCCAGCACATCGCCTTCGCGCAGGCACGCCGTAGCAACAGCGGCGAATGCCTGCAATACCTGGTCGCCCGCGGCATGGCCATGCAGGTCGTTGATGCGCTTGAAATGGTCGAGGTCGATCAAGGCCAGGCCATGGGCGACGCCGGGCCTGAGAGTATTGAGCTCGCGGCCGGCCAGGCGCAGGAAGTGCCGGCGGTTGAACAGGCCGGTCAGTTCATCGGTGGCCACCAGGTCTTCGAGCTGGCGCATCATGCCGCGCAATGTGTCCTGGTGCGCCTGCAAGGCAAACCGGCGCTGGCGCATGCGTTGGCGCGAAGTCTGGACGTAGCGGGCGTACAACACCAGCCACACCAGCACGATGAACAGTACGCAGACCTGCAGACCGGCCAGTGTCGGATCGGGCAGGCGAAAGAAATAACCGTCCCAGAGCGTAATCCCGGTGAAGCTGATGAACACCAGCGTCGCGCAACGCACGAAGGCCCGGCGGGACAGGTGAAACAGCCCGAACAGCAGGATCAGCACATAGAACACCAGGAACACGCCCCGGGCCTGGTCCAGGTGCGCCATCATCCAGGTCTGCCAGCCCAAGCCGATCCAGACCTGTATTTCCGTGAGGCTGGGGTCGGCGAACCGCAGGTTGCGGTCGGTGATGAACAGCGCGAACAGACCGGCCTGGCACAGCACGACCAACAGGCTGCCAACAATGACGCCACGCAATGTGTCGAGGTAATGACCACTGAAAAACGCCAGCCACAACAATACCAGTGCCAGCGCATAAGTCGTGGCTGCGAGGGCAAAGCGTTTAAGCAAAAGACGTTGGATGGCGTTATGGGTCAATCGGTGACTCACCATGGGAAAGGAGACTGACAGAGGCGTCCTACGCTACAGGCCAGACGCCACTTTAGTGGCGTGTTCGGCAAATGACCATTCAATTCTGGCGCAGAAAAATGGCGTCAAAGCAATGGCCCAGATTGACGCATCTGCTGGCCCGGCGCGGTCCCCGTGGCGAGGGAGCTTGCTCCCGCTTGGCCGGGCTGGCGCTCAGTGCGCAGCGACCGCAAAATCCTGGGGCCGCTGCGCAGCCCAGCGGGAGCAAGCTCCCTCGCCACGGGTTTTGTGATTCTGACCTTCAGGCCGCAGGTCGCCATCGCGAGCAAGCTCGCTCCCACAGGCTGCGTGCCTGCGATATACTGCCGCGCCTTTTTAGCGTCGCGCCAGCATGCCCGGCGTGCCTTATAGAGGTGCCGCCCGTCGACCGATGCACCCAAGCGGCCGGCACCTTATTGAATGTTCCCGTCTTTAGAGAGGAGCGCGACTCATGACCGTGATCAAGCAAGATGACCTGATACAGAGCGTCGCCGACGCCTTGCAGTTCATTTCCTATTACCACCCCGTGGATTTCATCCAGGCGATGCACGAGGCCTACCTGCGCGAAGAATCGCCGGCGGCCCGTGATTCCATGGCGCAGATCCTGATCAACTCGCGCATGTGCGCCACCGGCCATCGGCCGATCTGCCAGGACACCGGTATCGTGACCGTGTTCGTGCGCGTGGGCATGGACGTGCGTTGGGATGGCGCGACCATGGGCCTGGACGACATGATCAACGAGGGCGTGCGTCGCGCCTACAACCTGCCGGAAAACGTCCTGCGCGCATCGATCCTCGCCGACCCGGCAGGCGCGCGCAGAAACACCAAGGACAACACGCCGGCGGTTATCCACTACTCCATCGTCCCGGGCAACACCGTGGAAGTGGACGTGGCGGCCAAGGGCGGCGGCTCCGAGAACAAGTCGAAGATGGCCATGCTCAACCCGTCCGACTCCATCGTCGACTGGGTACTCAAGACCGTTCCGACCATGGGCGCCGGCTGGTGCCCACCGGGCATGCTCGGCATCGGCATCGGCGGCACCGCCGAGAAAGCCGCGGTGATGGCCAAGGAAGTGTTGATGGAATCCATCGACATCCACGAGCTCAAGGCCCGCGGCCCGCAGAACCGTATCGAAGAGATGCGCCTGGAGCTGTTCGAGAAGGTCAACCAACTGGGCATCGGCGCCCAGGGCCTGGGCGGCCTGACCACCGTGCTCGACGTGAAGATCATGGACTACCCGACCCACGCCGCTTCCCTGCCGGTGTGCATGATCCCCAACTGCGCCGCCACCCGTCACGCCCACTTCGTGCTCGACGGCAGCGGCCCGGCCTCGCTGGAAGCGCCACCGCTGGACGCCTACCCGGAAATCGTCTGGGAAGCCGGTCCGTCGGCGCGTCGCGTGAACCTCGACACCCTGACCCCGGAAGAAGTGCAGAGCTGGAAGCCGGGCGAAACCGTATTGCTCAACGGCAAGATGCTCACCGGTCGCGACGCGGCGCACAAGCGCATGGTCGAGATGCTGAACAAGGGTGAAACCCTGCCGGTGGACCTCAAGGGCCGCTTCATCTACTACGTTGGCCCGGTCGACCCGGTCGGCGACGAAGTGGTTGGCCCGGCCGGCCCGACCACCGCCACGCGGATGGACAAGTTCACCCGCCAGATCCTCGAGCAGACCGGCCTGTTGGGCATGATCGGCAAATCCGAGCGCGGCCCGACCGCCATCGAAGCGATCAAGGACAACAAGGCGGTCTACCTGATGGCCGTCGGCGGTGCCGCTTACCTGGTGGCCCAGGCGATCAAGAAATCCAAGGTCCTGGCCTTCGCCGAACTGGGGATGGAAGCGATCTACGAGTTCGAGGTCAAGGACATGCCGGTGACCGTTGCGGTCGACAGCAAGGGCGAGTCGGTGCACATCACCGGTCCAGCGATCTGGCAGCAGAAGATCAGCGAAAGCCTGGCGGTCGAAGTGCAGTAACGCGCATTTTACCGTTGTGAGAAAGGCCGGTGGGCGACAAGCTCACCGGCCTTTTTTTTGATATCCGCAATCAAAACCTGTGGGAGCGAGCCTGCTCGCGAAAGCGCTTTGTCAGTCAACATCAATGCAGGATGTTCCATCACATTCGCGAGTAGGCTCGCTCCCACAAGGGATGAGTCGCCAGACCCAGTGTCGGAGCGAGCTTGCTCGCGATGGCGGTCGATCAGGCTTCAAATCGTTCCAGCATGCTATCTTGCCCGCCCGACTTTCCACTGGTTTACGCCAGCATGCCGACTACCCGTACCTTGCGCCTGGCGCTGTATACCCTGCTGATTCTCACTGGCGCTGCCATCGCCGCCACCCTCGCCGTACGCCACGCCGAACGCGCGGCCCTGGAAGAGGACGCCAGCCGTGCCAGCCAGCAACTGGCGCTGTACGCCAACTCCCTGCATACCCTGATCGAACGCTACCGCGCCCTGCCCTCCGTGCTGGCCCTGGACCCACAATTGCGCGATGCCCTAAAGGGCCCGGTCAGCGCGGCGCAACAGGATGAACTGAATCGCAAGCTGGAAAAGATCAACGGCGCCGCGCAGTCCTCCACCCTGGAATTGCTGGACCATACCGGCCTGGCCGTGGCGGCCAGCAACTGGCGGCTGCCGAGCAGCTATGTCGGTCACAATTATGGTTTTCGTCCCTATTTCATCCAGACCCGCACCCAAGGCACCGGGCGGTTTTATGCCGTGGGCGTGACCAGTGGCATCCCCGGTTATTTCCTGTCCAGCGCGGTAACCGGCGACAACGGCGAGTTCCTCGGCGCCATGGTCGTGAAGCTGGAGTTTCCGGAGCTGGAACGGGAATGGCGCCAGGGCAGCGACACCTTGCTGGTCAGCGATGCGCGCGGCATCATTTTCATCGCCAACCGGCCGGGCTGGCGTTATCGCCACCTGCGCCCACTGGCCGACAGCGACCGCGCCGAACTCAAGGCTACCCGTCAATACGACAAGCAACCGCTGCAGCCCCTGGCCTTCGATCCGCTGCGACGCTTCGACGACAACAGCCATCTGGCCCGGGTCGAAGCGCCCGATGGCACGGCGGACTATCTCTGGGAATCCCTGCCGTTGACCGGCGAAGGCTGGACCTTGCATTTGTTGCGCAGGCCGCAGATCGCCTTCGAAGACCTGCGCAACGCCGGGCTCGCCGCCGCCGGGTTGTGGCTGGCGCTGGTGTTCCTGCTGCTGTTTCTCAATCAGCGCTGGCGCCTGGCAAGACTGCGTCAACGCAGCCGCGAGGAACTCGAACGACTGGTGGAGGAACGCACGCGTGAACTGCGCACCGCTCAGGACGGCCTGGTGCAATCGGCCAAGCTCGCGGCCCTGGGGCAGATGTCGGCAGCACTGGCCCACGAGATCAACCAGCCGCTGACCGCCCAACGCATGCAACTGGCGACCCTGCGCCTGTTGCTCGACCATGGTCGGGTGGAGGACGCCTACAAGGCGCTCAAACCGGTGGATGACATGCTCACACGCATGGCGGCCCTCACCGGCCACCTCAAAACCTTTGCCCGCAAAAGCCCGAGCGGCCTGCGTGAGCGCCTGGACCTGGCAGCGGTGGTCGACCAGGCCCTGCAATTGCTGGAGACCCGCCTGCGCGATGAACACGTCAGCACGGTGTTGCACCTGGCCCGCCCGGCCTGGGTTCGCGGCGACGCGATCCGCCTCGAACAGGTGCTGATCAACCTGCTGCGCAATGCCCTCGACGCGATGGTCGACCAACCGATCAAGCGCCTGGAAGTGCGCCTGCAGGCCGATGAGCAACTGTGGTGCCTGACAGTGAAAGACAGCGGCGGCGGAATTGCCGAAGAGCACCTGGCCCAGGTGTTCGACCCCTTTTTCACCACCAAGGCCGTTGGCGATGGCCTGGGCCTGGGCCTGGCGGTGTCGTTTGCGATCATTCATGAATCCGGCGGGCGGCTGACAGCGGGCAATCACGAAAACGGCGCGGTATTCTGCGTCACCTTGCCCATCGATCCGGAGGCGCCGCTGCATGCTTGATTCGGTCATAGTCGTCGATGACGAGAGCAGTATCCGCAGTGCCGTGGAGCAGTGGCTGAGCCTGTCCGGATTCCGCGTGCAGTTGTTCAGCCGCGCCGAAGACTGCCTGGTGCAGTTGCCGGAGAATTTTGCCGGGGTGATCCTGAGTGACGTGCGCATGCCTGGGCTCAGCGGCCTGGAACTGTTGGCCGAAGTACGCAAGCGCGACCCCGACCTGCCGGTGATCCTGTTGACCGGTCACGGCGATGTACCGATGGCGGTGGAAGCCATGCGCGACGGGGCCTACGACTTCCTGGAAAAACCCTTCAGCCCTGAAGCCCTGCTGGGCAGCCTGCGTCGCGCCCTCGATAAACGTTTCCTGGTGCTGGAGAACCGCCGGCTGCACGAGCAGGCCGACGCCAGGGCCCGGCTGGACACCACGCTGCTGGGCGTCTCCCGGCCTTTGCAGAACTTGCGCCGCCAGGTGCTGGACCTGGCGACCCTGCCGGTCAACGTGTTGATTCGCGGCGAAACCGGCAGTGGCAAGGAACTGGTCGCCCGCTGCCTGCATGATTTCGGCCCAAGGGCGAGCAAACCTTTCGTGGCGCTGAACTGTGCGGCCATTCCCGAGCCGCTGTTCGAGGCCGAACTGTTCGGCCATGAAAGCGGCGCATTCACCGGCGCCCAGGGCAAACGCATCGGCAAGCTCGAATATGCCGATGGCGGCACACTGTTTCTTGATGAAATCGAGAGCATGCCGTTGGCGCAACAGGCCAAGTTGCTGCGGGTTCTGCAGGAAAAGAAACTCGAGCGCCTGGGCTCCAACCAGAGCATCCCGGTGGACCTGCGCATCATTGCCGCGACCAAACCGGACCTGTTGGACGAAGCCCGTGCCGGGCGATTTCGCGAAGACCTGGCCTATCGGCTGAATATCGCCGAACTGCGCCTGCCGCCGCTGCGGGAACGACGCGAAGACATCCCCTTGCTGTTCGAGCATTTCGCCCACGGCGCCGCCGAACGCCTGGGCCGCCCGGCAACGCCGCTGAGCGGCCCGCAACTGAGCCATTTACTCAGCCATGACTGGCCGGGCAACGTCCGCGAACTGGCCAACGTCGCCGAACGCCAGGTGCTGGGCCTGGATCAACTGCCCGTCGAGGATGCGGCGCCCGGCCAATCCCTGGCGGCCCGGCAGGAAGCCTTCGAAGCGCAATGCCTGCGCGCCGCCCTCACGCGGCACAAGGGCGACGTGAAAGCCGTGCTCGAAGAACTGCAACTGCCGCGCCGTACCTTCAATGAAAAGATGCAGCGGCATGGGTTGAGCCGGGAGATGTTTTTGCAGGAGCGCTGATTTTTTTGCGCTGGCCGCTCCGGCCTCTTCGCGAGCAGGCTCGCTCCCACAGGGACCTGCGGATACTGAACCTCATGTGGGAGCGAGCCTGCTCGCGAAGAGGCCCGATACATCACTTGATAAGCGGATCTCCGCCCAACCCCTTAGCCACAATAAGCGGATTTCCGCTTATCCGCCGCCACCAACCCGTCTAAACCGGCCCTCCGCCACCTGGCACAGCTCCTGCTATAGCCCTGGCAGGCTGCGTTCACACGCGCTCCACAAAAACAATTAAACGAAGGATCCTTCAATGGATAACTCCAACGCCCTGCCCATTGGGTCGGCTGCCGTGCCCGCCCGTGAAAGAACCACCGCCAGCCGGATCAAATCGATCTTCAGCGGCTCGGTCGGCAACATGGTCGAGTGGTACGACTGGTACGTCTATGCCGCTTTCTCGTTGTACTTCGCCAAAGCCTTCTTCCCCAAGGGCGACACCACCGCCCAACTGCTCAACACTGCCGCGATCTTCGCCGTCGGCTTCCTGATGCGCCCGATCGGTGGCTGGCTGATGGGCCTGTACGCTGACCGCGCCGGCCGTAAACGCGCGTTGATGGCCTCGGTGTACCTGATGTGCTTCGGCTCGCTGATCATCGCCCTGAGCCCGAGCTACGAAACCATCGGCGTCGGCGCGCCGATCCTGCTGGTCTTCGCCCGCTTGCTCCAAGGCTTGTCGGTGGGTGGCGAATACGGCACGTCGGCCACCTACCTGAGCGAGATGGCGACCAAGGAACGACGTGGTTTCTTCTCCAGCTTCCAGTACGTGACCCTGATCTCCGGCCAGCTCATCGCCCTCGGCGTGCTGATCGTGCTGCAGCAGGTCCTCACCACCGAGCAACTGTACGCCTGGGGCTGGCGCATCCCGTTCGCCATCGGCGCGCTGTGCGCAGTCGTGGCGCTGTACCTGCGTCGCGGCATGGAAGAAACCGAGTCGTTCACCAAGAAGGAAAAAGCCAAGGAAAGCGCGATGCGCACCTTGATGCGTCATCCCAAGGAACTGCTTACCGTGGTCGGCCTGACCATGGGCGGTACGCTGGCGTTCTACACCTACACCACCTACATGCAGAAGTACCTGGTGAACACCGTCGGCATGAGCATCTCCGACTCCACCACCATTTCCGCCGCCACGCTGTTCCTGTTCATGTGCCTGCAACCGATCATCGGTGGGCTGTCGGACAAGATCGGTCGCCGCCCGATCCTGATTGCCTTCGGCATCCTGGGGACGTTGTTCACGGTGCCGATCCTCACCACCCTGCACACCATCCAGACCTGGTGGGGCGCGTTCTTCCTGATCATGGCCGCGCTGATCATCGTCAGCGGCTACACCTCGATCAACGCGGTGGTGAAAGCCGAGCTGTTCCCTACCGAGATCCGCGCCCTCGGCGTCGGCCTGCCGTACGCCCTGACCGTATCGATCTTCGGCGGCACCGCCGAATACATCGCGCTGTGGTTCAAGAGCATCGGCATGGAAACCGGCTACTACTGGTACGTGACAGGCTGCATCGCGGTATCGCTGCTGGTCTACATCACCATGAAAGACACCCGCAAGCATTCGCGGATCGTGACGGACTGATAGTCAAGCCGTAGCAACAAAAGGGGCTGACCTCGCCGGGTTCGCCCCTTTTTCGCTCCAGGTTTTCGAGATTAATTCTCACTTAATGACTGCACTTCATGCTCATCTCCATCGAAACATTAACTGGAGCATGACCATGAAGACTCGACTGATTTTCGCCCTGACCCTCTCCGTATTGGCCACCAGCGCCTTTGCCGACGACGGCTTCGACCGCACCGGCACCGCCGCTTTTATCGCCGGCACCCATGACCGCAGCGGCTCGGCCGCTGTTGCCAGACAAGATGAAAACCACGTCACCGAGCCGACCGTCGCAACACAGGGCTCCGACCGCGCCGATGCGGCGTCTACCAACTGACTCCGGTATATCACTAAACCCTGTGGGAGCGAGCTTGCTCGCGATGACGGTGCGTCAGACAGAAATTTTTGTCTGATGCGCCGCCATCGCGAGCAAGCTCGCTCCCACATGTTTTTCGGGGTGCTGACAAAACGGGCTGATCGCTGCACTATCGTCGGATTCCCTTTTTAAGCACCGGACCTTCACATCTCCATGCCCGATGACATCCATTACTACGAACCCGCCAACGGTCACGGCCTGCCCCACGATCCGTTCAATGCGATCGTCGGTCCACGGCCCATTGGCTGGATTTCTTCCCAGGACGGCGAAGGTCGCCTGAACCTGGCGCCCTACAGTTTCTTCAACGCTTTCAACTACGTTCCGCCGATCATCGGTTTCTCAAGTGTCGGGCGCAAAGACAGCCTGAACAATATCGAGCAGACCGGGGAATTCGCCTGGAACCTCGCCACCCGCCCACTGGCCGAGCAGATGAACCAGAGCTGCGCAATGGTCGCGCCAGAGGTCGATGAGTTCGAACTGGCAGGTCTGACGACCGCCCCGTCGCGGGTGATCCAGGTGCCACGCGTGGCAGAGAGCCCGGTGTCCTTCGAATGCAAGGTCACGCAGATCATTCAGCTGCAACGTGCCGACAAGGCGCTTGTACCGAGCTGGCTGATCCTCGGCGAAGTCGTCGCCGTGCACATCGCCAAGTGGCTGTTGAAGGATGGGGTATACGACACCGCCGCCGCCGAGCCGATTTTGCGTGGTGGCGGGCCGGCGGATTATTTCCAGCTGGGGCCGGAGGCGTTGTTCAGGATGCATCGCCCGAAGTAAATGTGGCGAGGGGATTTATCCCCGCTGGGCTGCGTAGCAGCCCCCAAAGCGGAACATCTGATACGCCAGGGTGGCTGGTCTCAGGGCCGCTACGCGCCCCAGCGGGGATAAATCCCCTCGCCACGAAAACAACCCTGGAAATGCCGATTACCAGACCAACCCGCCGTCCTCGTCGACACCCTGCAGGTGAGTCAACTGCTGGGCAGCCGCTTCATCGGCTTTGAAAGCAGTCTCGAACGTCTGCTCTTCGAGCACTTTGTTGAAGCGCGGCTTGTCGGGACTGCCGATGGCCTTGGTGGCGATGGCCGCGTAGTAGCCGCCACCCTCCTTGGGGACAACAGCGGAAACAGCTTCAAAAGTTTCAAAGGCTTTGCGTGCCATAATGCGCATCCTGGCGGTTGGAATGACCGTCATTAAACCTTCAACCGGCCAGTTTGTGTACCTTCGCCATGCACCCTTCGGTCGCCTTGGCGGCAGACACTTCGCGAAAGGTATGGAAATCCAGGCTGCTCACCACCAGGTCCTGCACCAGCTCGGCGAAGATCGCCATCGCCGGCGAATTGAAATAGGCCTCCATCGCCTGCTGGTGGGTCCACAGCCCGGAAACCAGCCACAAGTCGGCGTCGCATTGCGATTGCTGCAAGGCGAAGTGCAGGCAACCGGGAGCTTGCCGCGACGGGGTGATCAAGGTACTCAGGCGCGCACCCAATTGCTGGCTGCAGCCGGCTCGTGCCCGCACGAAAGCCATGTGACTGACGGGGATCTGTGTAGTCATGTTCAACCCTCCCAGGTGATCCTGTTGTGCAGCCGGGGACGGGCTGCGACAGGATCAAAGGTTAAGCGCCCCGACGCCAGCTTCGTTAGTCGATTCCTGCCGACACATTGCACGATCCTGCCCGCAGATGCCGCCGACCTGGCCTGGAACCGACACAAACAGCGCAACTTGAAACAAAAGGTTTCAAGCAAGTTTCGAGCAGGTTGCACCGTCCCGGTCCGACATGCCGTGCAGGATCAGGCAAGCTTTCAACAGGATGTTGCTACCGCTGCGCCTTGCACAAATTTAAGCTGCGTCCATCGCATCCCTATCATCCGAGGATTTCGGCATGTCGCCACTCGATCACGCCCACGTCCCGCTGGACACTTACCTGGAACAACAGCGCGCCGAGCTGGCATCGATCATCGAACGCAATACCAGCGAGGACGGCAGCTACGCCACGGCCATCGGCTCGCTGCACCTGTCGCGCCACAGCCAGCCGCATAAATTTGCCCCGGTGCTGGCCCAACCGGCGCTGTGCATCATGGCCCAGGGCAGCAAGCAGGTGCGCCTGGCAGACGAACTGTTCAACTACGATCCGTTGCACTATCTGGTGGTCTCGGTCTCGATGCCATTGAGCGGGTGCATTGCCGACGTCTCGCCCGAGCAGCCGATCCTGGCGCTGCGCCTGGACATCGACCCGGCGGAAATCACCGCGCTGATCGCCGACGCCGGCCCCTTGGGCGTACCGACCCGCCCCGCCGGTCGCGGCCTGTATGTCGAACGCCTGGACACGCCGATGCTCGATGCGGTGCTGCGCCTGGCACGGTTGCTGGACAGCCCGAAAGACATCGCCATGCTCGCGCCACTGGTGCGCCGGGAAATCCTCTATCGCCTGCTGCGCAGCCCGCAAGGCTACCGGCTGTATGAAATCGCCATTGCCAACAGCCAGAGCCATCGCATCAGCCAGGCGATCAAATGGCTCAACGGCCATTTCGAACAGCCGCTGCGCATCGACGACCTGGCCCGGGAAGTCAACCTCAGCGTCTCGACGCTGCACCATCGTTTCAAGGCCATGACCGCCATGAGCCCGTTGCAGTACCAGAAGCAATTGCGCCTGCAGGAAGCCCGCCGGCTGATGCTGGCCGAAGGGCTGGAAGCCTCGGCGGCAGGGTATCGCGTGGGTTATGAAAGCCCGTCGCAGTTCAGCCGCGAATACAGCCGGCTGTTCGGCGCGCCGCCGCTGAGGGATCTGGCGCGGTTGCGGATGACTGTTTGATCCGA includes:
- a CDS encoding AraC family transcriptional regulator; protein product: MSPLDHAHVPLDTYLEQQRAELASIIERNTSEDGSYATAIGSLHLSRHSQPHKFAPVLAQPALCIMAQGSKQVRLADELFNYDPLHYLVVSVSMPLSGCIADVSPEQPILALRLDIDPAEITALIADAGPLGVPTRPAGRGLYVERLDTPMLDAVLRLARLLDSPKDIAMLAPLVRREILYRLLRSPQGYRLYEIAIANSQSHRISQAIKWLNGHFEQPLRIDDLAREVNLSVSTLHHRFKAMTAMSPLQYQKQLRLQEARRLMLAEGLEASAAGYRVGYESPSQFSREYSRLFGAPPLRDLARLRMTV
- a CDS encoding putative quinol monooxygenase, which codes for MTTQIPVSHMAFVRARAGCSQQLGARLSTLITPSRQAPGCLHFALQQSQCDADLWLVSGLWTHQQAMEAYFNSPAMAIFAELVQDLVVSSLDFHTFREVSAAKATEGCMAKVHKLAG
- a CDS encoding flavin reductase family protein gives rise to the protein MPDDIHYYEPANGHGLPHDPFNAIVGPRPIGWISSQDGEGRLNLAPYSFFNAFNYVPPIIGFSSVGRKDSLNNIEQTGEFAWNLATRPLAEQMNQSCAMVAPEVDEFELAGLTTAPSRVIQVPRVAESPVSFECKVTQIIQLQRADKALVPSWLILGEVVAVHIAKWLLKDGVYDTAAAEPILRGGGPADYFQLGPEALFRMHRPK
- a CDS encoding MFS transporter; the protein is MDNSNALPIGSAAVPARERTTASRIKSIFSGSVGNMVEWYDWYVYAAFSLYFAKAFFPKGDTTAQLLNTAAIFAVGFLMRPIGGWLMGLYADRAGRKRALMASVYLMCFGSLIIALSPSYETIGVGAPILLVFARLLQGLSVGGEYGTSATYLSEMATKERRGFFSSFQYVTLISGQLIALGVLIVLQQVLTTEQLYAWGWRIPFAIGALCAVVALYLRRGMEETESFTKKEKAKESAMRTLMRHPKELLTVVGLTMGGTLAFYTYTTYMQKYLVNTVGMSISDSTTISAATLFLFMCLQPIIGGLSDKIGRRPILIAFGILGTLFTVPILTTLHTIQTWWGAFFLIMAALIIVSGYTSINAVVKAELFPTEIRALGVGLPYALTVSIFGGTAEYIALWFKSIGMETGYYWYVTGCIAVSLLVYITMKDTRKHSRIVTD
- a CDS encoding sigma-54 dependent transcriptional regulator, with the protein product MLDSVIVVDDESSIRSAVEQWLSLSGFRVQLFSRAEDCLVQLPENFAGVILSDVRMPGLSGLELLAEVRKRDPDLPVILLTGHGDVPMAVEAMRDGAYDFLEKPFSPEALLGSLRRALDKRFLVLENRRLHEQADARARLDTTLLGVSRPLQNLRRQVLDLATLPVNVLIRGETGSGKELVARCLHDFGPRASKPFVALNCAAIPEPLFEAELFGHESGAFTGAQGKRIGKLEYADGGTLFLDEIESMPLAQQAKLLRVLQEKKLERLGSNQSIPVDLRIIAATKPDLLDEARAGRFREDLAYRLNIAELRLPPLRERREDIPLLFEHFAHGAAERLGRPATPLSGPQLSHLLSHDWPGNVRELANVAERQVLGLDQLPVEDAAPGQSLAARQEAFEAQCLRAALTRHKGDVKAVLEELQLPRRTFNEKMQRHGLSREMFLQER